In Lycium ferocissimum isolate CSIRO_LF1 unplaced genomic scaffold, AGI_CSIRO_Lferr_CH_V1 ctg7713, whole genome shotgun sequence, one genomic interval encodes:
- the LOC132045710 gene encoding uncharacterized protein LOC132045710 — MAIKLVVGGFTLNIISAYALHAGLGVEDKVRFWEDLDELVRGIPDTEKLFIGGDFDGHIGSNLGRYDNVHGGFGFGNRNKAGVSLLDFASAFGLVIANSSFLKEEYLVTFRNAVARTRIDYLLLRKDDKGVCKDCEVISSESFTTQHKLLVMDLETKRKKRVADRPRIKWGNLTMASATRWGRS; from the coding sequence ATGGCGATTAAGTTAGTCGTTGGGGGGTTCactttgaacattattagtgcttACGCACTGCACGCGGGCTTGGGTGTAGAGGACAAGGTGAGATTTTGGGAGGACTTAGATGAGTTGGTGAGAGGTATTCCGGATACCGAGAAGCTATTCATAGGAGGAGATTTTGATGGTCACATCGGCTCAAATTTGGGGAGGTATGACAATGTGCATGGTGGTTTTGGTTTCGGGAACAGGAACAAAGCAGGAGTCTCGCTGTTGGATTTCGCGAGCGCTTTTGGGTTGGTCATAGCGAATTCTAGTTTCCTGAAGGAGGAGTACTTGGTAACTTTCCGTAATGCGGTGGCAAGGACCCGGATAGACTATTTGCTCCTTAGGAAGGATGATAAAGGTGTTTGTAAGGACTGTGAGGTTATCTCGAGTGAGAGTTTTACGACCCAGCATAAGCTGttggtgatggatttggagactaagaggaagaagagggtTGCGGATCGACCAAGGATCAAATGGGGTAACTTGACTATGGCCAGTGCCACAAGATGGGGAAGAAGTTAA